The following proteins come from a genomic window of Sesamum indicum cultivar Zhongzhi No. 13 linkage group LG10, S_indicum_v1.0, whole genome shotgun sequence:
- the LOC105172225 gene encoding glycosyltransferase-like KOBITO 1 has translation MASLYSSIQSLSFAVKHHSFPTKLLLLLVLLPLSLALFAFLLQWHGGGIDDPIFKKFLDESFKFLGIDSSPLATFGHSSSHSSDCSMLMGHINMTIFPHYQDLKFKFEPDRKPKICVTTSTSASLEQILPWMLYHKVIGVSTFFLFVEGKAATLAISKVLESIPGVRVIYRTKELEEQQAKSRIWNETWLSSFFYKPCNYELFVKQSLNMEMAIVMARDAGMDWILHLDTDELIHPAGAREYSLRQLMLDVPENIDMVVFPNYESSVERDDIKEPFTEVSMFKKNYDHLTKDTYFDMYKDSTRGNPNYFLTYGNGKAAARVQDHLRPNGAHRWSNYMKTPSEIKLEEAAVLHYTYAKFSDLTSRRDRCDCKPTKEDVKQCFMLEFDRAAFIIASTATNEGMLNWYREHVVWGDETLKMKLLKKGILTRIHAPKTIIQGLTEFGVFRHIIASAQESHSKDKFLVSIESSNSSTGTDFVRYQSRKIGKDKKSHTKARKSLEVTNSTFQEIVVPPLSPPITDENRLFPSVYD, from the exons ATGGCGAGTTTGTACTCCTCTATCCAATCATTGTCCTTTGCGGTCAAGCACCACTCATTCCCTACAAAGCTCCTCCTACTTCTCGTTCTCCTCCCTCTCTCCTTAGCCCTCTTCGCATTCCTCCTCCAATGGCACGGTGGCGGCATTGATGATCCCATTTTCAAAAAGTTCCTTGATGAATCGTTCAAATTCCTCGGAATTGACTCCTCCCCTCTAGCCACGTTTGGCCACTCATCATCTCATTCTTCTGATTGCTCCATGCTGATGGGACACATCAATATGACCATATTTCCGCATTACCAAGACTTAAAGTTCAAGTTCGAACCGGATCGCAAACCTAag ATATGTGTTACTACGAGTACATCTGCTAGCCTGGAGCAGATTCTGCCATGGATGTTATATCACAAAGTCATAGGAGTGTcaactttttttctatttgtcGAAGGGAAAGCTGCAACTCTTGCCATTTCCAAAGTTCTTGAATCAATTCCT GGTGTTAGAGTAATTTACCGAACTAAAGAGCTAGAAGAACAACAAGCTAAGAG CCGAATCTGGAATGAGACTTGGTTGTCAAGTTTCTTTTACAAGCCTTGCAATTATGAGCTATTTGTGAAGCAATCCCTTAACATGGAGATGGCCATAGTCATGGCAAGG GATGCTGGCATGGACTGGATACTTCATTTAGACACAGATGAATTGATACACCCAGCTGGTGCTCGTGAATACTCTCTAAGGCAATTAATGCTTGATGTGCCTGAGAATATAGACATGGTTGTCTTTCCCAACTAT GAGAGCAGTGTTGAAAGGGATGACATCAAGGAACCTTTCACGgag GTCTCTatgttcaagaaaaattaCGACCATTTAACAAAAGACACTTATTTTGACATGTATAAGGATTCAACCCGTGGCAACCCAAACTATTTTTTGACATATGGAAATGGGAAAGCGGCTGCTCGAGTGCAAGATCATCTTCGTCCAAATGGTGCACATAGATGGAGCAATTACATGAAAACTCCTAG TGAGATCAAATTGGAAGAGGCTGCTGTTTTACATTATACATATGCCAAGTTCTCGGATTTGACTTCTAGACGTGATCGATGTGATTGTAAGCCTACAAAGGAAGATGTTAAGCAATGCTTTATGTTGGAGTTTGATAGAGCG GCTTTTATAATTGCCTCAACTGCCACAAATGAGGGAATGCTCAACTG GTATCGTGAACATGTTGTATGGGGTGATGAAACCCTCAAGATGAAGTTATTGAAAAAGGGAATTTTAACACGCATTCATGCTCCCAAG aCCATCATCCAAGGTTTGACCGAGTTTGGTGTGTTTCGACATATCATTGCATCTGCACAAGAATCTCACTCAAAGGACAAATTCTTAGTATCCATTGAGAGCAGTAATTCCTCTACTGGTACTGACTTTGTACGCTATCAGTCAAGAAAAATTGGTAAGGATAAAAAATCTCACACAAAAGCTAGAAAATCTCTAGAAGTAACTAACTCTACATTCCAAGAAATAGTTGTCCCACCCTTATCTCCCCCAATCACAGACGAGAACCGTCTTTTTCCTTCCGTATATGATTGA